The following are encoded in a window of Stigmatella erecta genomic DNA:
- a CDS encoding M1 family aminopeptidase, whose amino-acid sequence MALALRWLPLLSLLLAVPARAATSPEVQLCLQHLKPAERERAVKWLGPLEELPLYRVQLDADPAKREVRGKVQVELTVKGRTRSELFLRVTPNAQGRQVTLSEAKFNGEPVALERPEPTLFRIALEPPAEPGTVVRIEVALQAKVMPGKKNAGSLLGAIGATGPAGDYGAFAASPDFLSLVGVVPMMPPLDEDGQPWAGPSGIGDLALYEPSNVLGSIGVPSGWQVHATGEALGEVPGKDGRPRYSFAAALVRDFPVFVSRGYQMASTTVNGITVESFFTAPDAAVGKRVLKYTASALSEFEQRLGPLPYRSFRVLEAPLSDGAGGMEFQGLITVGSSLYRGVTDPNSILAGVQGMEMLQEMMKGLSAQGLGDLGGGPFANLAKTLERTVEFTVAHEVGHQYFAGLVGSDPIQEPVADEALTQYAAVLYFEWAHGKPAAESLKAEALVSAYHLYRMSGGEDGPAHRPTEQFSSSMEYGAIVYGKAPLMFDAARKRVGEETFQRAMRTYVDTYRYKWARADGFLRELSKAAPAHARELGRLQARWWEEAHGDEDLGKPSLGALMGGMDATQLDKETLKLLEDFLGPMAP is encoded by the coding sequence ATGGCGCTCGCTCTCCGGTGGCTGCCCCTGCTGTCGCTGCTTCTGGCCGTGCCCGCGCGGGCGGCCACCTCGCCCGAGGTGCAGCTGTGCTTGCAGCACCTCAAGCCCGCCGAGCGGGAGCGGGCCGTCAAGTGGCTCGGGCCCCTGGAGGAGCTGCCGCTGTACCGGGTTCAGCTCGACGCGGACCCCGCCAAGCGCGAGGTGCGGGGCAAGGTGCAGGTGGAGCTGACGGTGAAGGGGCGCACCCGCTCCGAGCTGTTCCTGCGCGTGACGCCCAATGCGCAGGGGCGGCAGGTGACGCTCTCGGAGGCGAAGTTCAACGGCGAGCCGGTGGCGCTGGAGCGGCCCGAGCCGACGCTGTTCCGGATTGCGCTGGAGCCCCCCGCGGAGCCGGGCACCGTGGTGCGCATCGAGGTGGCGCTCCAGGCCAAGGTGATGCCGGGGAAGAAGAACGCGGGCTCGCTGCTGGGGGCCATCGGTGCCACCGGGCCCGCGGGTGACTACGGCGCCTTCGCCGCGTCACCGGACTTCCTGAGCCTGGTGGGCGTGGTGCCGATGATGCCCCCGCTGGATGAGGACGGCCAGCCGTGGGCAGGCCCCTCGGGCATTGGAGACCTGGCGCTCTATGAGCCCTCGAACGTGCTGGGCTCCATCGGGGTGCCGTCCGGGTGGCAGGTGCACGCCACGGGCGAGGCCCTGGGCGAGGTGCCCGGCAAGGATGGCCGGCCGCGCTACTCGTTCGCCGCGGCGCTGGTGCGGGACTTCCCCGTGTTCGTCTCGCGCGGGTACCAGATGGCCTCCACGACGGTGAATGGCATCACCGTCGAGAGCTTCTTCACGGCCCCGGACGCGGCGGTGGGCAAGCGCGTGCTGAAGTACACCGCCTCGGCGCTCTCGGAGTTCGAGCAGCGGCTCGGGCCGCTGCCCTACCGGTCCTTCCGCGTCCTGGAGGCGCCGCTGTCCGATGGCGCCGGCGGCATGGAGTTCCAGGGCCTCATCACCGTGGGCTCCTCGCTGTACCGGGGCGTCACGGACCCGAACAGCATCCTGGCCGGGGTGCAGGGCATGGAGATGCTCCAGGAGATGATGAAGGGGCTGTCCGCGCAGGGCCTGGGCGATCTGGGCGGCGGGCCGTTCGCGAACCTGGCCAAGACGCTGGAGCGCACGGTGGAGTTCACCGTGGCGCACGAGGTGGGGCACCAGTACTTCGCGGGCCTGGTGGGCTCGGACCCCATCCAGGAGCCGGTGGCCGACGAGGCGCTCACCCAGTACGCGGCGGTGCTCTACTTCGAGTGGGCCCACGGCAAGCCCGCCGCCGAGTCCCTCAAGGCCGAGGCGCTGGTGTCCGCCTACCACCTGTACCGGATGTCCGGAGGCGAGGATGGCCCGGCGCACCGGCCCACCGAGCAGTTCTCCAGCTCCATGGAGTACGGCGCCATCGTCTACGGCAAGGCGCCGTTGATGTTCGATGCGGCGCGCAAGCGGGTGGGGGAGGAGACGTTCCAGCGCGCCATGCGCACGTACGTGGACACCTACCGCTACAAGTGGGCCCGCGCGGATGGGTTCCTGCGCGAGCTGAGCAAGGCGGCCCCCGCGCATGCGCGGGAGCTGGGGCGCCTCCAGGCGCGCTGGTGGGAGGAGGCCCACGGGGACGAGGACCTGGGCAAGCCCAGCCTGGGCGCCCTGATGGGGGGCATGGATGCCACTCAGCTCGACAAGGAGACGCTGAAGCTGCTGGAGGACTTCCTGGGCCCCATGGCTCCGTAG
- the ftsY gene encoding signal recognition particle-docking protein FtsY, translating into MTTPPLLDVLAAQVPAPSPLPPPPGTPPGTETGVPPAPEASPVSTVVGYGVIGLFVLLMLLAMRKLLFKPARAPELPSKPTQAPDKPALPEQAPQLRVELPPSEAERARLREADEAHARVQELARQREEATRAARQARDATERTRLEAEAEALKAREEEEKRAEYRAKKAAEEEARERRKREREEAERLVAEQKAREAAEAEEARRAVEAAERAKIQAEAGRTLAQGLDKTKSQGFMARLNGLFGQSRQVDESVLAELEEILFTADIGVRTASNLVELAREKLKRNELSNPERIKALIRDEVARIVDLPVPRSLEGGGPPHVVMVVGVNGAGKTTTIGKLAAQLTGQGKKVVLAAGDTFRAAATEQLDVWAQRAGAELVQGADGGDPGAVVFNAVKRAQEVGASVVIADTAGRLHTQAPLMEELKKVKRVLGKALEGAPHEVLLVLDSTNGQNAIQQAKQFHEAVGVSAIALTKLDGTAKGGVIIGICDELKLPVVWVGVGEKIADLRRFEPRDFVKALFD; encoded by the coding sequence ATGACGACTCCGCCGCTCCTGGACGTCCTCGCCGCGCAGGTGCCCGCCCCTTCTCCCCTGCCCCCGCCGCCGGGCACGCCCCCAGGCACCGAGACCGGGGTTCCCCCAGCCCCCGAGGCCAGCCCCGTGAGCACGGTGGTGGGCTACGGCGTCATCGGGCTCTTCGTCCTGCTGATGCTGCTGGCGATGCGCAAGCTCCTCTTCAAGCCCGCCCGGGCGCCGGAGCTTCCCAGCAAACCCACGCAGGCGCCGGACAAGCCCGCCCTGCCCGAGCAGGCACCCCAGCTCCGCGTGGAGCTGCCCCCGTCCGAGGCGGAGCGGGCCCGGCTCCGCGAGGCCGACGAGGCCCACGCCCGGGTCCAGGAGCTGGCCCGCCAGCGCGAGGAGGCCACCCGCGCGGCCCGGCAGGCCCGGGACGCCACCGAGCGCACCCGCCTGGAGGCCGAGGCCGAGGCCCTCAAAGCGCGCGAGGAAGAGGAGAAGCGCGCCGAGTACCGCGCCAAGAAGGCCGCCGAGGAGGAAGCCCGGGAGCGCCGCAAGCGTGAGCGCGAGGAGGCCGAGCGGCTCGTGGCGGAGCAGAAGGCCCGCGAGGCCGCCGAGGCCGAGGAGGCCCGGCGCGCCGTGGAGGCCGCCGAGCGCGCGAAGATTCAGGCCGAGGCGGGCCGCACGCTCGCGCAGGGCCTGGACAAGACCAAGAGCCAGGGCTTCATGGCCCGCCTCAACGGCCTGTTCGGCCAGAGCCGCCAGGTGGACGAGTCCGTGCTGGCCGAGCTGGAGGAGATCCTCTTCACCGCGGACATCGGGGTGCGCACCGCCTCGAACCTGGTGGAGCTGGCGCGCGAGAAGCTCAAGCGCAACGAGCTGAGCAACCCCGAGCGCATCAAGGCCCTCATCCGCGACGAGGTGGCCCGCATCGTCGACCTGCCCGTGCCGCGCTCGCTGGAGGGCGGCGGGCCGCCGCACGTGGTGATGGTGGTGGGCGTCAACGGCGCCGGGAAGACCACCACCATCGGCAAGCTGGCCGCGCAGCTCACCGGCCAGGGCAAGAAGGTGGTGCTCGCCGCGGGAGACACCTTCCGCGCCGCCGCCACCGAGCAGCTCGACGTGTGGGCCCAGCGCGCCGGGGCCGAGCTGGTCCAGGGCGCGGACGGTGGTGACCCCGGGGCGGTGGTGTTCAACGCGGTGAAGCGGGCCCAGGAGGTGGGCGCCAGCGTCGTCATCGCGGACACGGCGGGACGGCTCCACACCCAGGCGCCGCTCATGGAGGAGCTCAAGAAGGTCAAGCGCGTGCTGGGCAAGGCCCTGGAGGGCGCGCCCCACGAGGTGCTGCTGGTGCTCGACTCCACCAACGGCCAGAACGCCATCCAGCAGGCCAAGCAGTTCCACGAGGCGGTGGGCGTCAGCGCCATCGCGCTCACCAAGCTGGACGGCACCGCCAAGGGCGGCGTCATCATCGGCATCTGCGACGAGCTGAAGCTGCCCGTGGTGTGGGTGGGCGTCGGCGAGAAGATCGCCGACCTGCGCCGCTTCGAGCCGCGCGACTTCGTGAAGGCCCTGTTCGACTGA
- a CDS encoding ATPase encodes MRKKRLGDLLQAVGLVDELQLRAALGFHHKWGTPLGQVVVDLGFCTAQQVLEVLAEQSQLPTVDLEAEPLDSQLIEVVPVWAAETYRVIPLRQEGPRDSVLVVATAAPGHPDALDEVARITGKTRVVSLLATDAAIAQAIERLYYPHLDGAHRPVEPIPLPEADEVLPLVTERAECLMLDGLLRRRDSAYSFKNGLPVMKPLTEELPVSARITERELPAVPVSRRPPAPAEPEVWVYGWGRQATQGLMDLLESAGVRAQVARTEDVRTASACTVVLAPLLSVESVKRRGVQARLLLAGRSRDTDRAWALGAQEYLSGPLRADCLIDAVHEQLRAGRESLRQVG; translated from the coding sequence ATGCGGAAGAAACGGCTGGGAGATCTGCTTCAGGCGGTTGGGCTCGTGGACGAGCTGCAGCTGCGCGCGGCCCTGGGGTTCCACCACAAGTGGGGCACGCCGCTGGGCCAGGTGGTGGTGGACCTGGGGTTCTGCACCGCGCAGCAGGTGCTCGAGGTGCTGGCCGAGCAGTCGCAGCTGCCCACGGTGGACCTGGAGGCCGAGCCGCTGGACTCCCAGCTCATCGAGGTGGTGCCCGTGTGGGCCGCGGAGACCTACCGCGTCATCCCCCTGCGCCAGGAAGGGCCGCGGGACTCGGTGCTGGTGGTGGCCACCGCGGCGCCCGGCCATCCGGACGCCCTGGACGAGGTGGCCCGCATCACCGGCAAGACGCGCGTGGTGTCCTTGCTGGCCACCGATGCGGCCATCGCCCAGGCCATCGAGCGGCTCTATTACCCGCACCTGGATGGGGCGCATCGCCCCGTGGAGCCCATTCCCCTTCCCGAGGCCGACGAGGTGCTGCCGCTGGTGACGGAGCGCGCGGAGTGCCTGATGCTCGATGGGCTCCTGCGGCGCCGGGACTCGGCGTACTCCTTCAAGAACGGGCTGCCGGTGATGAAGCCGCTGACGGAGGAGCTGCCGGTGTCCGCCCGCATCACCGAGCGCGAGCTGCCGGCGGTGCCCGTGTCCCGCAGGCCCCCGGCGCCGGCCGAGCCCGAGGTGTGGGTGTATGGCTGGGGCCGCCAGGCCACGCAGGGGCTGATGGACCTGCTGGAGAGCGCCGGCGTGCGCGCCCAGGTGGCGAGGACCGAGGATGTGCGCACGGCGAGCGCGTGCACGGTGGTGCTGGCGCCGCTGCTCTCCGTGGAGAGCGTGAAGCGGCGCGGCGTCCAGGCCCGGCTGCTGCTGGCCGGCCGCTCGCGCGACACGGACCGGGCGTGGGCCCTGGGGGCCCAGGAGTACCTGTCCGGCCCGTTGCGCGCCGACTGCTTGATTGACGCGGTCCACGAGCAGCTTCGCGCCGGCCGCGAGTCCCTGCGCCAGGTGGGCTGA
- a CDS encoding methyltransferase FkbM, whose product MHRPLTRLSSDAPRLHRFIHELASWGLNHSEVYWKLAQALAPAPGAAGLLINERYSLRLNLAAQTEQRMYEGEEQNGLLLVSRLVTPGGHCIDLGAHIGLYTVLMASRVGAQGRVITFEPCTPVGERLLAHTRELPQVTAVHGLEALSEAQGPAPIELLRLEGADWGPRVFEEAPELLRAHRVQALLTTVGPGAIPLRLLAPHFPLKEYAHFQVGERPSRTHLRRRPALAPVDLQRRDASRFTLLAIRRDCIGRIVDLLAP is encoded by the coding sequence ATGCACCGCCCCCTGACCCGGCTGTCCTCCGATGCCCCCCGGCTCCACCGCTTCATCCATGAGCTGGCGAGCTGGGGCCTGAATCACTCCGAGGTTTACTGGAAGCTCGCCCAGGCGTTGGCCCCGGCTCCCGGCGCCGCAGGACTCCTCATCAACGAGCGGTACTCCCTGCGCTTGAACCTGGCGGCCCAGACCGAGCAGCGCATGTATGAAGGAGAGGAGCAGAATGGGCTGCTCCTTGTCTCCCGGTTGGTGACGCCTGGCGGGCACTGCATCGACCTGGGGGCGCACATCGGCCTGTACACGGTGCTGATGGCCTCGCGCGTGGGGGCCCAGGGCCGGGTCATCACCTTCGAGCCCTGCACCCCCGTGGGCGAGCGGCTTCTGGCGCATACGCGCGAGCTGCCCCAGGTGACGGCCGTCCACGGCCTGGAGGCGCTGTCCGAAGCGCAGGGCCCCGCGCCCATCGAGCTGCTCCGGTTGGAGGGAGCGGACTGGGGCCCGCGGGTGTTCGAGGAAGCGCCAGAGCTGCTCCGCGCTCACCGCGTCCAGGCGCTGCTCACCACCGTGGGGCCCGGCGCCATTCCTCTCCGCCTCCTGGCCCCCCACTTCCCCTTGAAGGAGTACGCCCACTTCCAGGTGGGCGAACGGCCTTCCCGGACCCACCTGAGGCGGCGGCCTGCGCTGGCCCCCGTGGACCTTCAGCGCAGGGACGCTTCACGGTTCACCCTGCTGGCGATTCGCCGGGACTGCATTGGGCGAATCGTGGACCTCTTGGCCCCCTGA